In the Drosophila gunungcola strain Sukarami unplaced genomic scaffold, Dgunungcola_SK_2 000001F, whole genome shotgun sequence genome, one interval contains:
- the LOC128262377 gene encoding polycystic kidney disease 2-like 2 protein: MAQQGQGERPAGGPPGPAPPRPPKTTPPRGTTVVSTPGDVTPARGPPPPPATKRVSIGMGTEKPASSRATRTMPPPATVPGVLPSPSPGKPVKDTGPPSSARASSRDSGPSSTPGKPVKDSGTTTAPRTSIQDSGPATSTRLPVRDAGPSPYLRTSVQDSAARRTSSLDPGTRRSSVQISVPTISPRKSTGDARISFQEAGPSTSGKTFKLAASDPGSAKPSLREKLALFGKKEKDERPSTTSSTREQRIPSINGPSAGQNRAKTNRILYTTDEEVREALVEFSVFIIFLILTSLVVLSVRHSYMFYFNDTMKKLFTTRELVVAPSVTVCFEKLITVPDWWDYLIYNFLITLHGDMTFVEGHSTVNSTNKEKPTKEPSIPEGNEESPEESDDLLPEESPEISDSEPGRLQEGFQYNGNPGDDWEAGGRAIRQADLDQSVGDGNEDIEGTDEKVGSQIKNNVTSHHLEGRVFLYENLLLGPPRLRQIRVRKESCYVNDAFIRYFNTCYAAYSSGAEDRKAMHKGTRYHTMNDLDSTPIWTVLAFYRTGGYTVNLDYDKEENLKTIRDLKNIHWLDRGSRLSLIEFNLYNENTDIFQSVKLIAEIPPTGGVIPQAHLQTVKQYSFFTDRSMVMTVIYIFWYIMIIYYTIQEVFELRKSGFKNYFFSMLNILDCVILLSCYLALVYNVWHTFWVQSITAKARVELSYQSLDVLCFWNIIYVDMMAVLAFLVWIKIFKFISFNKTLVQFTTTLKRCSKDLAGFSLMFGIVFLAYAQLGLLLFGTKHPDFRNFITSILTMIRMILGDFQYNLIEQANRVLGPIYFLTYILLVFFILLNMFLAIIMETYNTVKSEITQGRSHLGSYIYKKLTGMLYWITHCGRKRRNQPPATESEEKEAEQDADAAQDEPQEMRKNLTPAEARYFQDIPPEQNQDMVRLNNRVGLLEEILEKLITNMDDILKRVEKERNTKKK, translated from the exons ATGGCCCAGCAAGGCCAGGGTGAGAGGCCCGCGGGAGGACCGCCAGGACCTGCTCCGCCCCGCCCACCGAAAACGACACCGCCCCGTGGAACGACAGTGGTCTCGACTCCGGGCGATGTGACTCCGGCTCGAGGACCTCCTCCCCCGCCAGCAACAAAACGCGTCTCCATAGGTATGGGAACGGAGAAGCCGGCTTCCAGCAGAGCCACCCGTACTATGCCCCCTCCTGCAACGGTTCCTGGTGTACTACCGTCGCCATCTCCCGGGAAACCAGTAAAGGATACCGGTCCCCCATCATCCGCTAGGGCCAGTTCTCGAGACTCGGGTCCGTCGTCAACGCCGGGAAAACCAGTAAAAGATTCCGGTACAACAACAGCGCCAAGGACAAGTATTCAGGATTCAGGTCCGGCGACATCAACCCGGTTACCTGTCCGGGATGCAGGCCCATCGCCATATCTCCGGACAAGTGTTCAAGATTCGGCTGCTCGTCGAACCAGTTCTCTGGATCCCGGAACTCGACGATCAAGCGTTCAGATTTCCGTGCCGACGATATCTCCACGTAAGAGTACTGGCGATGCCCGCATATCTTTTCAGGAAGCTGGACCATCGACATCTGGCAAAACGTTTAAGCTGGCCGCTTCCGATCCCGGTTCGGCCAAACCTTCATTGAGGGAAAAACTTGCCTTATTTGGAAAAAAGGAGAAAGACGAGAGACCGAGTACTACGTCCTCGACCCGTGAGCAGAGGATTCCTTCGATAAACGGGCCCTCAGCAGGACAGAACAGAGCTAAAACGAATCGCATCCTCTACACCACCGATGAGGAGGTGCGCGAAGCCCTCGTGGAGTTCTCCGTATTCATCATTTTCCTCATACTAACTTCGCTGG TCGTTTTGTCGGTTCGTCACTCATACATGTTCTATTTCAACGATACGATGAAGAAACTTTTTACCACCCGGGAACTGGTCGTGGCACCCTCGGTCACGGTTTGTTTCGAAAAGCTTATAACCGTCCCGGATTGGTGGGACTACCTGATCTACAACTTTCTGATAACACTCCACGGCGATATGACTTTTGTTGAAGGCCATTCAACGGTCAACAGTACGAACAAAGAAAAACCGACCAAAGAACCTTCTATTCCCGAAGGCAATGAAGAATCACCCGAAGAATCGGACGACCTGCTGCCTGAGGAGTCGCCTGAAATCTCTGACTCCGAACCGGGCAGATTGCAGGAGGGTTTCCAATATAACGGGAATCCTGGCGACGACTGGGAGGCGGGTGGCAGAGCGATCCGACAGGCGGACTTGGATCAGTCCGTCGGGGACGGCAACGAAGACATTGAGGGAACCGACGAAAAAGTGGGAtcacaaatcaaaaacaatGTGACCTCACATCATCTGGAG GGCCGTGTATTTCTATACGAGAACCTGCTCCTGGGGCCGCCACGCCTCCGGCAAATCAGAGTGCGGAAGGAGAGCTGCTACGTGAACGACGCCTTCATACGCTACTTCAACACGTGCTATGCCGCATATTCCAGCGGAGCGGAGGATCGTAAGGCTATGCATAAGGGTACGCGGTACCATACGATGAACGACCTTGACTCCACGCCCATCTGGACAGTACTGGCTTTCTACCGCACCGGCGGTTACACCGTGAACTTGGACTATGACAAGGAGGAAAACCTGAAGACCATCAGAGATCTGAAGAACATTCACTGGCTAGACCGGGGATCGAGACTAAGTCTGATAGAGTTCAATTTGTATAACGAAAACACGGACATCTTTCAAAGCGTCAA GTTGATAGCGGAGATTCCGCCAACGGGCGGTGTGATACCACAGGCTCATCTGCAAACTGTGAAGCAGTACTCCTTCTTCACGGACCGCAGCATGGTCATGACTGTGATCTACATTTTCTGGTACATTATGATTATTTACTATACCATCCAAGAAGTCTTTGAACTTCGAAAATCcggatttaaaaattactttttctCGATGTTAAATATTCTCGATTGCGTTATATTGCTG AGCTGTTACCTTGCTTTAGTATACAACGTTTGGCACACCTTTTGGGTTCAGTCAATCACTGCCAAGGCCCGCGTCGAATTGTCTTATCAAAGTCTGGATGTGCTTTGTTTCTGGAATATAATTTATGTGGATATGATGGCCGTTTTGGCCTTTCTCGTGTGgataaaaatattcaagttCATCAGCTTCAACAAAACACTCGTGCAGTTTACGACCACACTGAAAAGg TGCTCCAAAGACTTAGCTGGCTTCAGTTTAATGTTTGGAATCGTATTTCTCGCCTATGCCCAGCTGGGCCTTCTCTTATTCGGCACCAAGCATCCAGACTTTCGTAATTTCATTACCTCCATTCTGACCATGATAAGGATGATTCTGGGCGACTTTCAGTATAACCTCATTGAGCAAGCCAACCGAGTTCTGGGTCCCATTTATTTCCTCACCTACATCCTGCTTGTGTTCTTCATTTTGTTG AACATGTTCCTGGCCATCATCATGGAGACCTATAACACGGTGAAAAGCGAAATCACCCAGGGCCGCAGTCACTTGGGCTCCTACATCTATAAGAAACTGACGGGAATGCTTTACTGGATAACCCATTGTGGACGGAAGCGTCGTAATCAACCTCCGGCCACAGAATCCGAAGAAAAGGAGGCGGAGCAGGATGCCGATGCTGCCCAGGACGAACCCCAGGAGATGCGAAAGAATCTGACGCCAGCAGA gGCACGCTACTTTCAGGATATTCCACCAGAACAAAACCAAGATATGGTTCG ACTCAACAATCGTGTGGGTCTGCTGGAAgaaattttggaaaagttaatTACCAATATGGACGATATTCTCAAACGTGTTGAGAAGGAGCGCAATACAAAGAAGAAGTAG
- the LOC128261209 gene encoding nardilysin isoform X3, whose translation MEKLQEMMASIQKDMEHEEHSEQDHEDKESLKKKEKKEREELESSDDEDGEATTPVTMSETFNDEWAEFDQDQDQDHDHELDLENDLNNEIDIEENFVPVDLSNDIAVNDMAAADPDFPLNPDAEIIVDPSVIRTMPMFEKLSLGEPSK comes from the coding sequence ATGGAAAAGCTGCAGGAAATGATGGCATCCATCCAGAAGGACATGGAGCATGAGGAACACTCGGAGCAGGATCACGAGGACAAAGAATCCTTGAAGAAGAAGGAGAAGAAGGAGCGCGAAGAACTCGAGTCCTCCGATGATGAAGATGGCGAAGCCACAACCCCAGTCACAATGAGTGAAACTTTTAACGATGAGTGGGCTGAATTcgaccaggatcaagatcaaGACCACGATCACGAGTTGGACCTTGAAAACGACTTGAACAACGAGATAGATATCGAGGAGAACTTTGTGCCCGTGGACCTCTCCAACGACATAGCTGTCAATGATATGGCTGCCGCAGATCCCGATTTTCCGCTCAATCCCGATGCAGAGATCATTGTGGACCCATCTGTAATAAGAACTATGCCCATGTTCGAAAAGCTTTCCTTAGGAGAGCCTTCTAAGTGA